Proteins encoded together in one Lathyrus oleraceus cultivar Zhongwan6 chromosome 5, CAAS_Psat_ZW6_1.0, whole genome shotgun sequence window:
- the LOC127079398 gene encoding uncharacterized protein LOC127079398, producing the protein MSSPPSLRTTALTVQITTMRDNFERLLREQGEQLQQRIDELERRPQNSNDGSGDEEERRRRRRQGGDNLRGIKIKVPTFVGKSDPEAYLEWETKLEQIFNCHNYSNLEKVQVASIEFKEYALVWWDQLTKDRRRYAERPIDTWEKMKRIMRRRFVPSYYHRELHNKLQRLTQGSKSVEEYFKEMEVLKIRANVEEDDEATMARFLHGLNHDISDIVELHDYVEMDELVHQASKLEQQLKRKSQARRNSTTFNSQSWKDKTKKEGASSSKEATVENKGKTITSSSSSVSTNKSVKCFKCQGQGHIASQCPTKRTMLMEENEEIVEEEDGDYDEEFEEEIPSGDLLMVRRMLESQIKEEDTSQRENLFHTRCFVQGKGFKELFPEEVPSGLPPIRGIEHHIDLNPRASLPNRPAYRSNPQQTQEIQRQVAELISKGWVRESLSPCVVPIILVPKKDGSWRMCTDCRAINNITIKYRHPIPRLDDLLDELFGACLFSKIDLKNGYHQIRIREGDEWKTAFKTKFGFKNLDDYCIHLKAVLQVLRYENLYVNLEKCVFCTDHVIFLGFIVSSKGVHVYEEKVKAIREWPPPKNVSEVRSFHGLASFYRRFVKDFSTLAAPLNEIVKKDVGFKWGEKQEQAFAALKEKLTQAPILALPNFSKSFEIECDASNVGIGVVLLQEGVIR; encoded by the exons ATGTCTAGTCCACCTTCACTTAGAACAACAGCTTTAACTGTTCAGATCACAACCATGCGTGACAATTttgaaagattgttaagagaaCAAGGTGAACAACTTCAACAAAGAATTGATGAGTTGGAAAGGAGGCCCCAAAATTCTAATGATGGTAGTGGTGATGAGGAGGAAAGAAGACGTAGAAGGAGACAAGGGGGAGATAATTTGAGGGGCATAAAAATTAAAGTTCCAACTTTTGTTGGGAAGAGTGACCCGGAGGCATATCTAGAATGGGAGACTAAACTTGAACAAATTTTTAATTGTCACAATTATTCTAATCTTGAAAAAGTGCAGGTTGCTTCTATTGAGTTCAAGGAGTATGCCTTAGTTTGGTGGGATCAATTGACCAAAGATAGAAGGAGGTATGCAGAACGACCAATTGATACTTGGGAAAAGATGAAAAGAATCATGAGGAGAAGGTTTGTCCCTTCCTATTATCATAGGGAATTGCACAACAAATTGCAAAGACTCACTCAAGGTTCTAAAAGTGTTGAAGAATATTTCAAGGAGATGGAAGTTCTAAAAATTAGAGCTAATGTAGAGGAGGACGATGAAGCAACTATGGCTAGATTTCTCCATGGTCTAAATCATGACATTAGTGACATAGTGGAACTTCATGACTATGTTGAAATGGATGAATTGGTACACCAAGCTAGCAAACTAGAACAACAACTCAAAAGAAAGAGCCAAGCAAGGAGAAATTCCACCACTTTCAATTCTCAAAGTTGGAAGGACAAAACAAAGAAGGAGGGTGCTTCATCATCTAAGGAAGCCACGGTTGAAAACAAAGGTAAAACTATTACATCTTCTTCTTCAAGTGTTTCAACTAACAAAAGTGTTAAGTGTTTCAAGTGTCAAGGCCAAGGACATATTGCATCTCAATGTCCAACAAAGAGAACTATGCTTatggaagaaaatgaagaaattGTTGAAGAGGAGGATGGTGATTATGATGAGGAGTTTGAAGAAGAAATACCTAGTGGAGATTTACTCATGGTGAGAAGAATGTTGGAAAGCCAAATAAAGGAGGAGGATACAAGTCAAAGAGAAAACCTTTTTCATACAAGATGCTTTGTGCAAGGAAAG GGATTTAAAGAATTGTTTCCGGAAGAGGTGCCAAGTGGTTTACCACCTATAAGAGGAATTGAACATCATATTGATCTCAATCCAAGAGCATCTTTGCCTAATAGGCCAGCATATAGAAGCAATCCACAACAAACTCAAGAGATACAAAGGCAAGTTGCTGAATTGATAAGTAAAGGATGGGTAAGAGAAAGTTTAAGTCCTTGTGTTGTCCCTATTATTCTAGTCCCTAAAAAGGATGGTAGTTGGAGGATGTGCACTGATTGTAGGGCCATTAACAATATTACCATTAAATATAGGCATCCTATTCCTAGACTAGATGATTTGCTTGATGAATTGTTTGGTGCATGCTTATTttctaaaattgatttgaaaaatGGATATCACCAAATTAGAATaagggaaggggatgaatggaAAACTgcttttaaaacaaaatttggttt CAAGAACTTAGAtgattattgcattcatttaaAGGCTGTTTTGCAAGTGCTAAGATATGAAAATTTGTATGTCAACCTAGAAAAATGTGTCTTTTGCACCGATCATGTGATTTTCTTAGGTTTCATTGTAAGCTCTAAAGGAGTCCACGTTTATGAGGAAAAGGTGAAAGCCATTCGAGAGTGGCCTCCTCCCAAAAATGTAAGTGAGGTAAGAAGCTTTCATGGTTTGGCTAGTTTTTATAGGAGGTTTGTGAAGGACTTTAGTACCTTGGCAGCACCCCTCAATGAAATTGTTAAAAAGGATGTTGGTTTTAAATGGGGTGAAAAACAAGAGCAAGCCTTTGCTGCTCTAAAGGAAAAGCTCACCCAAGCACCAATTCTTGCATTGCCTAATTTTTCTAaatcttttgaaattgaatgtgATGCATCTAATGTGGGAATTGGAGTTGTTTTGTTGCAGGaaggtgtcatacggtga